The DNA segment CGGAAAGCTATTTTAAGGCGTATGCCGACTGGCAGGAGAAGCGGAACGGCTGGCGGCCGGATACGGCGTTTTTTAGCTGGAGCCTCGGCGTGGTGCCGGCGCTTACGGCTATTGTGCGTCTGTTTACGGGCGAGCATGATAAGATCATGATCCAGCCGCCGGTTTACCCGGAATTTTACGACGTGAACGAGTTAAGCGGCCGCCGTGTTGCGGAAAACAACATGATCGAAAGGGACGGCAGATGGGAGATCGACTTTGAGGACTTCGAGGAGAAGGCGAAAGACCCGCTGACGAAAATGTTTATTTTATGCAATCCCCACAATCCCCTGGGAAAGGTCTGGACGAAGGCGGAGCTGGGGCGGATGCTCTCAATCTGCTTTGAAAACGGCGTCCTGGTGGTGTCTGATGAGATCCATTCCGACCTGATTTTCCACGGGAAAAAGCACATCCCGGCGGCCATGGCGCTTCCAGGGGCCGAAAACCGCGTGATTACCTGTCTCTCGGCTACAAAGACCTTTAATCTGGCGGGGCTTCAGGCGTCCGCCACAGTGTTTCCCAACCGGGAAATGAAGGATATTTTTGACAGGTACTGGGGTTCCCTGGATATCCACAGGAACAATGCCTTCAGCTCTGTCGCCATGGAAGCTGCCTTTCGTGAGGGCGAGGAGTGGCTGGAGCAGATGCTCGATTATGTGTCCGGGAATTTTGATTTTATTGCAGATTACTGCAAGAACCGCATTCCGAAGATCCGCCCGTCCATGCCGGACGCCACGTACCTTGTATGGCTGGACTGCCGGGAACTGGGGCTTGACGATGCGGCGCTTAAGGAGTTCATGATAAAGAAGGCAAAGCTTGGCTTAAACCCCGGCTCCAGCTTTACAAGGAGCCTGTCCGGGTTCATGCGGCTCAATGCGGCCTGTCCGCGGAGTGTGTTAAAGAAAGCCATGGAACAGCTTGAGGAGGCCGTAAACGGCCTGGAATAAACGGAGGGAGATCATGGAAGAACTGACAAGACTGATTCGTGAGGACATGCGGCCGGCCCTTGGCGTTACGGAGCCGGGAGCCATCGCCTTTGCCGTATCGAAGGCCAGAACCTATGTAAAGGGAGCGGTCACCGGCGTGGAGCTAAGGTTAAACAGCGGAATGTATAAAAATGCATATACCTGCGGAATCCCCAACAACAGTTTTATGGGAAATGAGTACGCGGCTGCCCTGGGACTTCTTGCAGGAAAGCCGGAAATGGGATTGGAATGCCTGGCAGAGGTAACGGAGGCCGACAACGCCGCCGCAGAGGAACTTGTTGCGGCAGGGAAAATCAAGGTTTCCATGAGCGGGATTTCAAGCCGCATTTTTATTGAGGCAAAGGTGACGTCGGAGAACGGGGAAGCCGTTGTGACGATCCGCGGTTCCCATACAAACATCGTCCGGATCCAGGTAAACGGCGAGACCGTCTTTTCGGGCAGTGAGGAAAGCGGCGAAGAAGAGAGTGCGCCGCCGCTCATCCATTCTTATACGTTAGAGCAGATGGTTTCCTATGCGGATACGGTTCCGGCGGCGGAGATTTCCTTTATCAGCGAGGCATATGAGATGAATTACCGCCTGTTTAAAGAGGGGCTTGAGAACCCGCGGACGACGTATGCCAGGTATCTTTTGGAAAAGAACGGCGGCCAGATCATTTCGGAGGATGAACAGAAAACGGCATCGCTTCTCTGCAACGCCGCCATTGAGGCGCGCGTCATTGGCCTGGATTTCCCGGCCATGAGCATCACCGGTTCCGGCGCCCATGGCATCATTGCGACCATGCCGCTCTACGGTGTCGCAAAGCACAGGGGCTTGAGCGAGGAGAAGCTCTGGCGTGCCACAGCCATCAGCTATCTTGTCTGCATGTATATTAAGGAGTATTCCGGGAAGCTGTCGGCGTTCTGCGGCTGCGGGATTGCGGCCGGCACCGGCATGGCCTGCGGGCTTATATACCTTTACGGCGGCGGGATAAAAGAGATGGAGCGGGTCATCAACAACATGGCCAGCAGCATCACCGGCATGATCTGTGACGGCGGGAACCAGGGCTGCACCATGAAGGGGATCGTGGCCGTGGACGCGGCATTCCAGTCGGCGGATTTCGCCATGCACGGCATCAGCATCGAGCCGGTTCACGGGATCAACGGCAGGACGCCGGAAGCGACCATGCGCCATATGGGCGAGATCGCGTCGCCGGGCATGGAAGGGACGGAAAAGACGATTGTGGATATTTTGCAGGAGAAGAGCGGGGTGTGAATGGGAGAGTGAAAGATGAAACCAGCAGAGAGAATAAAATATTTCTATGAAACAATCGTATCAGAAAATCAAATTGAGAGGATGTCAGAGTTCGTATCGCCGGAATGCTGTGTAAAAATAGGAGAAAAGCAGATTCCAGCCGGCATCGACGGTATGAAAGAACACATAAAGGCGACGAAGCAGACATATCCCGATTATAGAATGAAGATTCTCAAACAGTTCTGCGCTGGGGATTATGTCATTTCAGAATTTATCATGGAAGGTACACATGAAGGGGAGTGGATTGGAATAAAACCAACCGGCAAACGATTGGTGTTTACAGGCGTTAATATTGACAAGGTGGCGGACGGCTTAATTGTGGAACATGGAGGAGCAGTCAATACGTTTGAAACCTTGTTTGAAGCAGGTGTAATAAGGGCAGTATAATTTTTATACTGAAATCAAGGAGGGAACCCCAATGCTCGAAACAGCACCATCTCAATCAGCCATGACAGAACTGCTCGGGCAGTCCTTGTTTGACGTTTGGCAGAAGCTCTGTGCGGCCATTGATGAAAAATACGAAATGGAGCGTTTATGGAACACAGGCGGTAAGAACTGGACTTACGAGTACAAATACCGCAGGGGCGGAAAGACGCTTTGCTGCCTCTATGCGAAAAGCCGCTGCATTGGCTTCATGATTATTTTTGGAAAAGAGGAGAGAGCAAAATTTGAAGATATAAGGGAGACTCTTTCCGAGTCTGTTTGCAGGCGGTATGATGAAGCGAAAATCTATCATGACGGAAAGTGGGTCATGTTTGAACCGGACAGCACGGCCGAATTTGACGATTATATGAAGCTGCTGGCTGTGAAAAGAAAGCCGAACCGGAAATCATGATTTCAATTTAAGGAACCGATCCGTCATGAAATTCGCGCCAGCTTATTGACAACTGTTTCGTCGGGATGTTATACTGTGTTTCGTGCTGCGGCACATGCGGATGTGGCGGAATTGGCAGACGCACCAGCCTTAGGAGCTGGCGGGCAACCGTGGGGGTTCAAGTCCCTTCATCCGCATTTCATTGATAATACGAAGATGGTTTCAGAGAACGCCCGGAAGGATTTGCAGACTTTCGGGCGTTCTTGCATAGACAGGAGCCGTTTTCACAAGCAAAAGCAGGGAGCTTTCTTGTCTAAAGTAGATATGTATGCATATTATTTAGACGCTGATATTAAAGATGAAATTCAGATGGTGTGGTACCTGGATATATAAAAAATTTTATGGAATGCCTTACGCAGGAAAGCCTGCCCGCCTTCCATCAGACGGGCTTTCCCGGCACATATCTTCAGGACTTACAATCTGGGCAACCAGCTCCTGGTGGATCCGGTTCGGCGGGGCCATATCGTAGAACTGGGGTTCTTTCATAATGATTCGTTTTTTGCTCGATAGGTACATTAGCTTTGCAGCTAAAGATTAAAAATATGTTCACTCATCAATCGATTTGATATAATTAAGACAACAGGCTAAAATAGATATCCTCTTGGTGTCTGGATTTCCAGAATAGACTACATCCGGGGAGGTGCCAAACTCGACATTACTGCTGCCGTCAGGATTCAGCCCATGCATTGTACGAAATTGCATAATTAAGCCGCTTTTAGGCAGCTTCATTCGAAAAATCTCGCTTCCGCCACCGTCACCTTTGGTGTTTTCACCTACGATAGTTGCAAAGCCAGTGGCCTTACAGAACATTGCAAATGCATCTGCCGAAGAATATACTTCGTTATCTACAAGTAAGAAGAACTGTCCGCCACATATTTTTTTTCTATAAAGTGGCGATACAGCTACTGATAATGTACCATAGGAATCTACTTCCGAAAGATCCTCCTGATTGATTTGAGGCAATTTTAAAAGATCCTCTAAATTAGGATTTAATTCCTCCGGAAGAATATTATTTAGATTTAGATGTTCTTTTGCTTCCTTACCATATGACGTGAGATAATAGAATGTATATTTTAACTCCTTGTCAATATTGGGAGCGACAATCGACTGCATCCAATAATTATCACTCCCGCCGCCGTTGCCAATAATATCGATAATAATATATTTCTTATCAGAATTTTCACTGAACCATTCCAACAGTGTATTTCGATCATTCAGTATATATCTAGTATCAAAACTCCGAATTTTAACATAAGCAACATTCTCATTGATATTTCGAAATTCTAAATTTGATTTTTCCACTGGGCTTAACGTTTTTGTTTTTACATCATACTTATCTATCAAGTATTGATATCTTTTCTTAACAATCGAATCATTGTAAATCTGCAATAACTTCTGTGATGAATGATCAAAAGTATTTGCCTGCTTTTGAGCTTCTAGCTGCGCAACCCTATCCTGATAAGTAAATGGCGAGTAGATCGTCAAATGAGCCAGTCCTCTGAATTTCCCAATGCACTCTTGTATAATTTCGTAATAAACACAAAAGTCCACACGCTTTTTTCCAAGTGTTTCTATCTTCCTCCGATACGTTGTCTTCAAAGCGTCCATGGATAACCCATATTTCCTCTCTGCCATCTTTAAGAACGGATAATTTTCTTCCAGAACCTCCCACATGTAGTCATAGTCAGCAAGGGCATCATTCATGGATATGGTCTCTACATTTATATATTGAATATACTCTCTAATTCCAAATAAACTTCCAATACATATAACAATTAAACATAAACAAAAACCATTTCTAATTTTTTTGCTATATTTCATAGAGCCCCCTAATACATTGCTTTTATTATTCCAGCATTTAACTCCCGTGCTCTTTTACAAGATTCAGGATTATAATATGAACTAGGGTATTTTCTACCGTAGCATATTGGATGAATCCCGCAGTTCATACATTTTGGATTATTTTATAGTCTATCCACCAAGCATATTTATCTATATTTAATTCTAATCTCATTTCTTCCCTTGTTGGTTATGATTCTGAGGATTTCCTATTTGTTGACCATAAAACAATACAGGACTTCGTGCCGCCGCCTAATTCAATAAGTCTGCGATACAGATTTTCAGCTCCCCGCCATAGATGGACACCGGAATTTCATCATCAAACGAAGCCCCGAAGGCATCTTCATGCTGAAAATCATAAACCGTGACGCTTTTGGCGGAGGGATTTACGATCCAGTATTCCCGGACGTGAGACCGTTCGTAAAGCCACAGCTTTTTTAAATAATCATGCCCCTGCGTACTTGGAGAAGTGATTTCAACGATAAGATCCGGCGCGCCCAAACAGCCGCGATCCGTCAGCTTCTTTTTGTCGCAGATGACGGAGATATCCGGTTCTACCCAGTTTTTGTCCTTTGCGTCCAGATTGACGGCAAAGGGGGCAGGATAAACCTTACAGCTTTTTCCATGAGAATCAATATAATTGGCAATGGTTTTTACAATCTGGGCAACCAATTCCTGGTGGCTCCGGTTCGGCGGGGCCATATCGTAGAACTGGCCGTCAATAAGCTCGGCTTTCCGGCCCTCCGGGAGGTTCCAGTAGTCTTCCGAGGTAAAAGAACAGTCTGGAGGCAGCGGCATATAAACACTTCCTTTCTGCTGCTTCATAATCCCATATTAAAACAGAAGTCTCTGAAAATCAAGCGAGGGAAACAGAAAACCTGAACCATGGCGGCGGAAACAAACCGGAAATACACTTTACATAAAGAAAAAGAAAGGGTATGATGAAGATACACAAAAAACCGGAAAGGAACCTCTGACATGAAACTTAAAAATCCCCTTCTCGTTGTATCCGACATCGACCAGTCGGCGGCCTTCTATAAAAAAGTCCTTGGACTCCGCATCATCATGGATTTTGGAGCCAACAAGACGCTGACCGGAGGCCTGGTTTTGCAGACATTGGAAACATACCGGGAGTTCATTGGCACGGACAAAATTTCCTTTGGCGGTAACGATACGGAAATTTATTTTGAAGAAGATGAGTTCGATCAATTTGCAGAGCGGCTGGAGGAATGCGGCGTCGAATATGTGCATCCGGTGAAGGAACATTCCTGGGGACAGCGGGTGGTGCGTTTTTACGATCCCGACCGCCATATCATCGAGGTGGGGGAAAACATGAAATCCGTCTGCCGCCGCTTCCTGGAAAGCGGCATGAGACCGGAACAGACGGCAAAGCGCATGGATGTCCCAATAAAGTTTGTGCATGCTTGCATGCGGTAATGAAGAAACAGGAGAAACCATTTATGATACGGACATTTAAAAAAGAAGACACCGAAGCAGTGATGCGGATCTGGTTAAACGGCAATTTAGAGGCCCACGGCTTCGTCCCGGCGGATTACTGGCGGGAAAATCTGCCCATGGTAGAGGAACAGCTCCCCGAGGCAGATATTTTTGTCTGGGAGGAAAACGGAAGCATCCGCGGCTTCCTCGGCATCCAGGACGGCTTTATCGCCGGGATTTTCGTGGACAGCTCATGCCGCTCGGAGGGCATCGGAAAGAAGCTCCTCGATCATGCGAAAACCATCTACCCATCCCTGTCCTTAAAGGTATATCAGAAAAATACCCGCGCGGCCGGATTTTATTTCCGTGAGGGCTTTTTTGCAGAGTCCGAGGGCATGGACGAGGAGACGGGAGAGCCGGAATATACGATGGTCTGGAAGGCCGGAGAGGAAACGGCGGATATCTGGGCGCGGCTTTGCGGGGCGGCAAGAAACGTGCAGGCCGCAAGATGGGTGTCCGACCGGATCGAAGCGGGCCAGGTGGCGGCTGCCCTCATGACGAAGTCCGGGGCAATCTATACAGGTATCTGCATCGACACGGCATGCTCCCTGGGCATGTGTGCGGAGCGGAATGCTATTGCCCATATGCTGACCTGCGGCGAGAGTGAAATCGAAAAGCTGGCCGTCATTGGGCCGGACGGCGATATGGCACTCCCCTGCGGCGCCTGCATGGAGTTTATGATGCAGTTGGGGAAAACTGCGGGAGAGATTGAGATTCTTGTGGATGAAAAACGGCGGGAGACGAGGCGGTTAAAGGAGCTGATCCCAAGCTGGTGGGGTGCGGGACACAGTATGTAAGGAGGCATATCACATGGTGGAAATCATTCCAGGATACGGGAGAATGGATGAGGTGCTGGCGCTCGTAAAGGAATACACGGACATGATAGCCGGGCAGGGCGGCG comes from the Eubacteriaceae bacterium Marseille-Q4139 genome and includes:
- a CDS encoding pyridoxal phosphate-dependent aminotransferase, coding for MKYDFDEIVDRSKNRSAKYDERVKNFGTDDVIPLWIADMDFKTAQPIIDACVKKAEEGIWGYTSRPESYFKAYADWQEKRNGWRPDTAFFSWSLGVVPALTAIVRLFTGEHDKIMIQPPVYPEFYDVNELSGRRVAENNMIERDGRWEIDFEDFEEKAKDPLTKMFILCNPHNPLGKVWTKAELGRMLSICFENGVLVVSDEIHSDLIFHGKKHIPAAMALPGAENRVITCLSATKTFNLAGLQASATVFPNREMKDIFDRYWGSLDIHRNNAFSSVAMEAAFREGEEWLEQMLDYVSGNFDFIADYCKNRIPKIRPSMPDATYLVWLDCRELGLDDAALKEFMIKKAKLGLNPGSSFTRSLSGFMRLNAACPRSVLKKAMEQLEEAVNGLE
- a CDS encoding serine dehydratase subunit alpha family protein, producing the protein MEELTRLIREDMRPALGVTEPGAIAFAVSKARTYVKGAVTGVELRLNSGMYKNAYTCGIPNNSFMGNEYAAALGLLAGKPEMGLECLAEVTEADNAAAEELVAAGKIKVSMSGISSRIFIEAKVTSENGEAVVTIRGSHTNIVRIQVNGETVFSGSEESGEEESAPPLIHSYTLEQMVSYADTVPAAEISFISEAYEMNYRLFKEGLENPRTTYARYLLEKNGGQIISEDEQKTASLLCNAAIEARVIGLDFPAMSITGSGAHGIIATMPLYGVAKHRGLSEEKLWRATAISYLVCMYIKEYSGKLSAFCGCGIAAGTGMACGLIYLYGGGIKEMERVINNMASSITGMICDGGNQGCTMKGIVAVDAAFQSADFAMHGISIEPVHGINGRTPEATMRHMGEIASPGMEGTEKTIVDILQEKSGV
- a CDS encoding ester cyclase, which produces MKPAERIKYFYETIVSENQIERMSEFVSPECCVKIGEKQIPAGIDGMKEHIKATKQTYPDYRMKILKQFCAGDYVISEFIMEGTHEGEWIGIKPTGKRLVFTGVNIDKVADGLIVEHGGAVNTFETLFEAGVIRAV
- a CDS encoding DUF3788 domain-containing protein; this encodes MLETAPSQSAMTELLGQSLFDVWQKLCAAIDEKYEMERLWNTGGKNWTYEYKYRRGGKTLCCLYAKSRCIGFMIIFGKEERAKFEDIRETLSESVCRRYDEAKIYHDGKWVMFEPDSTAEFDDYMKLLAVKRKPNRKS
- a CDS encoding Uma2 family endonuclease — translated: MPLPPDCSFTSEDYWNLPEGRKAELIDGQFYDMAPPNRSHQELVAQIVKTIANYIDSHGKSCKVYPAPFAVNLDAKDKNWVEPDISVICDKKKLTDRGCLGAPDLIVEITSPSTQGHDYLKKLWLYERSHVREYWIVNPSAKSVTVYDFQHEDAFGASFDDEIPVSIYGGELKICIADLLN
- a CDS encoding VOC family protein — its product is MKLKNPLLVVSDIDQSAAFYKKVLGLRIIMDFGANKTLTGGLVLQTLETYREFIGTDKISFGGNDTEIYFEEDEFDQFAERLEECGVEYVHPVKEHSWGQRVVRFYDPDRHIIEVGENMKSVCRRFLESGMRPEQTAKRMDVPIKFVHACMR
- a CDS encoding cytidine deaminase, encoding MVWKAGEETADIWARLCGAARNVQAARWVSDRIEAGQVAAALMTKSGAIYTGICIDTACSLGMCAERNAIAHMLTCGESEIEKLAVIGPDGDMALPCGACMEFMMQLGKTAGEIEILVDEKRRETRRLKELIPSWWGAGHSM